The Coccidioides posadasii str. Silveira chromosome 3, complete sequence genome contains a region encoding:
- the TAO3 gene encoding Cell morphogenesis protein PAG1 (EggNog:ENOG410PGFZ~COG:S~BUSCO:43at33183) translates to MLHNSSPHSMRGHGQQLPFIPDETAMTSQPLTQASPDRIHSRNPPQSGCHSRDVSTVRGRPVDSTGLGVPSLQPQPQIRSQSTSKSPEPGAARSGSAADGDIVEKRPQNSYGHHRQASVVHGSIQHTRNPSLAPPSTTMSSGNYGVTTTAESKLNGKRENSPLSTVQDAGHVDLGSEQGLHRKGTQSGKSRREHARHLSHSKSGAHEARTVEEYALHHLFNSFVGLADEKINHCIMSMTELDTPVERICGPGADPAFDQLISALGHIARQKPKPLIDTIMVWRKSKGEAAALAKQTIVQPKSLPAPVPMHRRNTEPTQPGSEVADNASIPTASTIPATPRQEDIVLAERRATVSVYLVCRVLIEIFNQSTIDAITREMADRLEDIVFGQLKTVDPDQIAASPLRMANWRIYSQLLGIMSENNFASVTIRFLTELNQYQKEEGRMLSMKDSEARAELLIYGMRHLRLQTYPEEAWDRTCDFLFSLAKLIVDAHGQRLKQAYCQMLEIFLLPIAANPSCSLSSPKWKEFLDLIGPRMAQILVKPRHWNTAFPLHTLLLCASPREMFLSQWMSVIHSLPPKLKDRPSRTTALQAICRLLWTYLYRHSDPLSNPLRKIEDIIRIAIPTGKRTYITSDPAVVDPITQLVRIIGFRHPDLCFKMIIFPLVNSDLFMSGKELRIEQMEPEKMVIGIRAFLAIIVDLDNEAQHPPPFPQNFGGPETSHSPFPERSVCQPSLDYVRYTCRPVNSSKLNDSTRKCYFRFCEVLGKLTILCDNTFGGQAALDEKFGGVTPKTPIADHFSFGRREDHATAVDQKQAFYDLLHVAVQALPRCLSDHIPFNSLINLLCTGTAHVQSNIAASSAESLKSIARQSHAQHVAIGFARFIFNFDARYSTMSDEGMLGPGHIESTLKLYVELIRIWIEEIRQKTKEVSAEHPDKSASGSRGLQLDLSSVLAHVEEIESHGLFFLCSQSRRVRAFAITVLRLVTEFDNALGKKNTRIIKFLEEDSEKILDLKDDLLTVAERSRLQKGKQSKGSQNTLIELCSSEVSYDSTLWLKVFPNLVRFSFATCPFAVTLGREIVCARLVQMHKYITAIAEGSQTLQYGSLDYIATRQVARSPSISPEVTIEQWKLYLIMACTTLNSAGAQSQSQLANAQHARKTSKGGQQSHDKISSARSLFAFVIPLLSASHDSIRSAIVVALGSININLYRTLLESLQYAVTTCNEEARVRIGSHHRSPSSPRRNRQTDRLRTEVTNVYKATSHFLKEPQVYNDDWILNNIVTYTRDLRIFLSDVEVQSDLGFQNLRFHYCGLMEQLFEGIKRSKDPLRWMPFESRKSAFALMEDWCGYSPNQPEINVREENMRKLALARQMDHGEVRSTAAMEIEKRNLRTAALSAMASLCGGPIRIMTESKAFLQFDVRRMLAWIDIILKTVSDKLHAIGRRALKNLVVHNKELPYLLEQCIEMCYLSERPKALESYFEVFSEVLIEHIDYPVAFWRVLGAVLFTLGNAKREIRMKSARLLRTIEERQQKNSRLQDFDISISDKTTAVYKLAQFETSKRLAQQHSDLAFVIFSEFSLHFRNIRPDTQRNMVAAILPWIQVIELQLDPNGGPTGKSYMLLANLFEITIQSGNTLPNEVQALWQALATGPHGGNVQLVLDFVINLCLERKEQNFVDYAKQIVVFLASTPAGSKVIDFFLMQITPKNMVHERKEPLAAPPEVTHLPYVADLGTILPVGNKQAGLSLGQVSMIFLVDLMVAPVTLGFENVIKLVHVALIFWDHYTLTVQEQAREMLVHLIHELVASKLDNDSHDKKRQDIEDLVENIRQGDSTVIWDYDDNNGKEEDQDGSRVPSAMLHVTHSVADMFSVVYDNVSDICSREALNWATSCPVRHLACRSFQVFRCISTSLDSKMLADMLARLSNTIAEEETDYQTFSMEILTTLKIIIGSLAPQDLMRYPQLFWTTCACLNTIHEREFVESMAMLETYIDKINLSDEMILTKLKESKPPKWEGDFEGLQALIYKGLKSSDSLEKTLRLLHRLTTLPNSDLMGDGNRLLFAVWANLPGFLHQYDHLNNSGEVQGRAKLLATVAKNQGCAQLADCLFGLVKCKYQTSQKFLNDMVSSISAYYFPNQDVQSLVFMMGLLTNNTRWFRIHTMRILSTLISRIDMRRSDIACHGPDLISPLLRLLHTDLCPQALEVLDHIMTVSGNPMERHHLRMSMASSSSSRAIRKEFERIQSLYGIPEPTGWSIAVPAAQSALTRNNVHAVFYTCAEAEEVEGQPAATPEMEFQIEDYGDSYFPTIRADTMKSFDMQNENMGDLLQKLDSLDDFFEESELGSITSIGGSTLRSFAAGDFQDASAHLYDQQTAPLLRKSLARTASSSSFQNGLAESRPSTAQRMEPAQLHSSPLAISTSAPTIVPPRSSLHMRSVTSPNNYFPSINTSSSSLPPMPQGSDAKSPYTPDDYFEDALSDSDDRLSMNHPSSASPRVGPEGPFSLEAVIRSSVRRLTGGNAVGRDRERQRELLRAQHRALANSPRVPKVPPEYLVGSGTYVSGFFHLFS, encoded by the exons ATGCTACACAATT CTAGCCCTCACTCGATGCGTGGCCATGGCCAACAACTGCCGTTTATCCCCGACGAAACCGCTATGACCTCGCAACCTCTTACTCAAGCTTCTCCGGATCGAATACATTCTAGGAATCCCCCACAGTCCGGATGCCACAGTCGTGACGTCTCTACGGTTCGAGGCAGGCCCGTCGATTCCACTGGACTTGGCGTCCCTTCATTACAGCCACAGCCCCAGATTAGATCTCAGTCAACATCGAAAAGCCCAGAACCTGGTGCCGCTCGTTCGGGGTCCGCCGCTGATGGGGATATAGTAGAAAAACGGCCGCAGAATTCGTATGGTCATCACCGTCAGGCGTCAGTCGTGCATGGGAGCATACAGCATACCCGAAATCCGAGCCTTGCACCTCCATCCACTACGATGTCGTCGGGCAATTATGGCGTTACGACAACCGCAGAATCGAAATTAAATGGTAAGCGAGAAAACAGTCCCCTGTCTACCGTACAAGATGCAGGCCACGTCGATTTGGGCAGTGAGCAGGGTTTGCATCGAAAGGGCACCCAGTCGGGGAAGTCAAGGCGGGAACATGCCCGTCATCTGTCTCACTCAAAAAGCGGTGCTCATGAGGCAAGAACGGTTGAAGAATATGCTCTTCACCACCTCTTCAACTCG TTTGTTGGACTGGCAGACGAGAAGATTAATCACTGTATTATGAGTATGACCGAACTGGATACGCCGGTCGAACGTATTTGTGGCCCCGGTGCAGATCCTGCATTCGATCAGCTCATTTCTGCACTCGGTCACATAGCAAGGCAAAAGCCGAAGCCACTGATAGATACAATTATGGTTTGGAGGAAATCCAAGGGCGAGGCGGCGGCGCTTGCGAAACAAACGATAGTTCAA CCGAAATCGTTGCCCGCGCCGGTCCCTATGCACCGTCGTAACACTGAGCCCACACAGCCAGGGTCCGAGGTTGCTGATAATGCCTCTATACCTACCGCTTCAACCATCCCAGCGACTCCGCGCCAGGAAGATATCGTGCTTGCCGAACGGCGAGCCACTGTATCTGTTTACCTCGTCTGCCGGGTTCTAATTGAAATATTCAACCAAAGCACAATAGACGCTATCACCCGTGAGATGGCCGATCGCCTTGAAGATATAGTGTTTGGACAATTGAAGACTGTCGACCCCGATCAGATTGCAGCATCTCCACTTCGAATGGCAAACTGGCGTATCTATAGCCAGCTTCTTGGAATCATGAGCGAAAACAATTTTGCTAGCGTGACAATTCGATTTCTCACCGAACTTAACCAATACCAAAAGGAAGAAGGGCGCATGTTGTCAATGAAAGACTCAGAGGCTCGAGCTGAACTACTCATATACGGAATGAGACACTTGCGACTTCAAACATATCCAGAGGAAGCCTGGGACAGAACTTGTGATTTCCTCTTCTCGCTCGCAAAACTTATTGTCGATGCCCATGGTCAACGGCTAAAACAGGCATATTGTCAGATGCTGGAAATATTCCTTTTGCCAATCGCAGCTAACCCCAGTTGCAGTTTATCTTCGCCGAAATGGAAAGAATTTCTAGACCTCATTGGACCACGGATGGCGCAGATACTGGTAAAGCCGCGCCACTGGAACACTGCTTTTCCGCTCCATACCTTGCTCTTATGTGCATCCCCAAGAGAAATGTTTCTGTCTCAATGGATGTCTGTCATCCACAGCCTCCCTCCAAAGTTGAAAGATCGACCAAGTCGGACGACTGCGCTTCAGGCAATCTGCCGCCTTCTGTGGACCTACCTATATCGCCACTCAGACCCTCTCAGCAATCCTCTTCGTAAAATCGAAGATATAATTCGGATTGCGATACCGACTGGTAAAAGGACGTACATAACCTCTGACCCTGCTGTGGTTGATCCTATCACGCAGCTTGTTCGCATAATCGGATTCAGACACCCTGATTTATGTTTTAAAATGATAATATTCCCCTTGGTTAATTCCGATTTATTCATGTCTGGGAAAGAACTGAGGATCGAACAGATGGAGCCGGAGAAAATGGTCATCGGGATCCGTGCTTTTCTGGCCATTATCGTCGATCTAGATAATGAAGCTCAGCACCCGCCGCCATTCCCGCAGAATTTTGGTGGGCCCGAGACATCTCATTCACCGTTTCCCGAGCGGAGCGTTTGCCAACCGTCCCTCGACTACGTGCGCTACACGTGCCGCCCCGTTAATTCCTCAAAGTTGAATGATAGCACGCGGAAATGTTACTTTAGGTTCTGCGAGGTGCTTGGGAAATTAACGATCCTATGTGACAATACCTTTGGTGGGCAAGCAGCACTCGATGAAAAGTTTGGAGGAGTTACACCCAAAACGCCCATTGCGGATCACTTTAGCTTTGGAAGACGGGAGGATCATGCGACTGCCGTGGATCAAAAACAAGCATTTTATGATCTTCTTCATGTCGCTGTTCAGGCACTTCCACGTTGTCTTTCCGACCACATTCCTTTCAATTCCCTTATCAACCTGTTGTGTACCGGAACAGCGCATGTTCAGTCTAACATTGCAGCATCTTCCGCAGAATCCCTCAAGTCTATCGCCCGCCAGTCCCATGCACAGCATGTTGCCATTGGGTTTGCCCGTTTTATTTTCAACTTTGATGCCCGGTATTCGACTATGTCTGATGAAGGAATGCTGGGCCCCGGGCATATTGAATCGACTTTGAAGTTGTACGTGGAGCTAATCCGAATTTGGATCGAAGAAATCAGACAAAAAACCAAAGAAGTATCGGCTGAGCACCCCGATAAAAGTGCTTCGGGGAGCAGAGGACTGCAACTCGACCTTTCGAGCGTGTTAGCCCACGTAGAGGAGATTGAATCCCACGGGCTCTTCTTTTTATGTTCGCAGTCAAGGCGGGTTCGAGCCTTTGCAATCACTGTGCTTCGGCTTGTCACTGAGTTTGATAATGCACTCGGCAAGAAAAATACTAGAATTAtcaaatttcttgaagagGACTCGGAAAAGATCTTAGATTTGAAAGATGATCTTCTGACTGTGGCTGAAAGGAGTAGATTACAAAAGGGGAAGCAAAGCAAAGGTTCACAAAACACGTTGATTGAGCTTTGCAGCAGCGAAGTGTCGTATGACTCGACACTTTGGTTAAAAGTCTTTCCGAATCTGGTTCGATTCAGCTTTGCTACATGTCCGTTTGCGGTCACCTTGGGCCGTGAAATCGTCTGTGCAAGGCTGGTTCAAATGCACAAGTATATCACAGCAATTGCAGAGGGATCGCAAACTCTGCAGTACGGATCGCTGGATTACATTGCTACCCGTCAAGTTGCAAGAAGCCCTAGTATATCTCCGGAAGTCACGATCGAACAGTGGAAGCTATATCTTATCATGGCATGTACTACACTCAACAGCGCTGGTGCTCAGTCACAGAGCCAGCTTGCCAATGCCCAACATGCCCGAAAGACATCTAAAGGAGGGCAACAATCCCACGATAAAATAAGTTCAGCAAGATCGTTGTTTGCATTTGTGATTCCACTACTCTCTGCTAGTCATGATTCGATCCGCAGTGCAATCGTTGTCGCTCTTGGATCCATCAACATCAATCTCTATAGAACGCTCCTAGAGTCGCTACAATACGCCGTGACGACCTGTAATGAGGAAGCTCGAGTGCGTATCGGAAGCCATCACCGCTCACCTAGCAGCCCTAGGAGAAATAGGCAGACAGATCGTCTTCGAACAGAAGTGACGAACGTATACAAGGCTACTTCGCACTTCTTAAAGGAACCCCAGGTGTATAATGACGATTGGATactaaacaatattgttACCTACACGAGGGATTTGCGGATATTCCTCAGCGATGTGGAGGTCCAAAGTGATTTGGGCTTCCAGAACCTCCGCTTTCACTACTGTGGTCTAATGGAACAGTTATTCGAGGGTATCAAACGGTCAAAGGATCCACTTCGCTGGATGCCGTTCGAATCCAGGAAATCTGCATTTGCACTCATGGAGGATTGGTGTGGATATTCCCCAAATCAACCTGAGATCAACGTAAGAGAAGAAAACATGCGTAAATTAGCGCTAGCAAGGCAAATGGATCACGGTGAAGTCCGAAGCACCGCCGCTATGGAGATAGAAAAGAGAAACCTGAGAACTGCTGCATTAAGCGCAATGGCCTCACTCTGC GGCGGTCCAATTCGGATCATGACCGAAAGCAAAGCTTTTCTTCAATTTGATGTCAGGAGAATGCTTGCCTGGATCGATATTATATTGAAGACTGTGAGCGATAAGCTTCACGCTATCGGTCGGCGAGCGCTTAAGAACCTAGTGGTCCATAACAAAGAGCTCCCTTACTTGTTAGAACAGTGCATAGAAATGTGCTATCTATCAGAACGGCCAAAGGCTCTGGAAAGCTACTTTGAAGTGTTTTCAGAGGTCCTGATTGAGCACATCGACTATCCCGTGGCGTTTTGGAGGGTTCTGGGTGCTGTCCTTTTTACCCTCGGAAATGCTAAGCGAGAAATTCGAATGAAATCCGCTCGTTTGTTGAGGACGATTGAAGAGCGGCAACAGAAGAACTCGAGATTACAAGATTTCGATATCAGTATTTCTGACAAAACCACTGCGGTTTACAAATTGGCTCAGTTCGAAACATCAAAACGACTGGCCCAGCAACACTCCGACCTAGCGTTTGTTATCTTCTCGGAGTTCTCGTTGCACTTTAGGAATATCCGACCTGACACTCAGCGGAATATGGTTGCTGCTATTTTGCCCTGGATTCAAGTGATAGAGCTTCAACTGGACCCGAATGGCGGTCCAACGGGGAAGTCTTACATGCTTCTGGCTAATCTTTTTGAGATTACCATCCAGTCAGGCAATACTCTACCAAATGAGGTTCAGGCCCTATGGCAAGCCCTTGCAACAGGGCCCCATGGTGGCAATGTCCAGCTTGTGCTCGATTTTGTCATTAACCTTTGCCTCGAGCGCAAAGAGCAGAATTTTGTGGATTATGCAAAGCAAATCGTGGTCTTTTTGGCGTCTACTCCCGCAGGATCCAAAGTGATCGACTTTTTCCTCATGCAGATTACCCCGAAGAATATGGTGCATGAGCGCAAAGAACCCCTGGCAGCACCTCCCGAAGTGACCCATCTACCATATGTTGCAGATCTGGGCACGATATTACCCGTTGGCAACAAGCAG GCTGGATTATCACTAGGACAGGTATCCATGATATTCCTTGTTGACCTCATGGTTGCTCCCGTTACACTTGGGTTTGAAAATGTTATCAAACTTGTTCATGTGGCACTCATCTTCTGGGATCACTATACCTTAACAGTTCAAGAACAGGCTCGTGAGATGCTGGTACACTTGATTCACGAGCTTGTGGCGTCAAAACTCGACAACGATTCCCACGATAAAAAGAGACAAGATATTGAAGATTTAGTTGAGAATATCCGCCAAGGCGATTCCACTGTGATCTGGGATTATGATGATAACAACGGAAAGGAGGAAGATCAGGACGGCAGCCGTGTTCCGTCGGCCATGTTGCATGTTACTCATAGTGTCGCGGACATGTTTTCCGTCGTTTACGATAATGTGAGCGATATATGTTCCCGGGAAGCGCTGAACTGGGCTACTTCATGTCCTGTGAGACATCTTGCGTGCAGGTCTTTCCAAGTGTTCAGGTGTATCTCTACATCTTTGGATTCAAAGATGCTGGCCGATATGCTAGCCCGACTGTCGAATACGATTGCAGAGGAGGAGACCGATTATCAAACCTTTTCAATGGAGATTTTGACTACGTTGAAAATTATCATTGGCTCTTTGGCACCTCAAGATCTCATGAGGTATCCTCAACTGTTTTGGACTACTTGCGCCTGCTTGAACACTATCCACGAACGCGAATTCGTTGAGAGCATGGCGATGCTTGAAACATACATAGATAAGATTAACTTATCGGATGAGATGATTCTTACGAAATTGAAAGAGAGCAAGCCACCGAAGTGGGAAGGAGATTTCGAAGGCCTTCAAGCTCTGATCTACAAGGGGCTTAAGTCATCTGACTCCCTAGAGAAGACTCTCCGTCTTCTGCACAGATTAACGACGCTGCCAAATAGCGACCTTATGGGTGATGGCAATCGGCTTCTCTTTGCGGTCTGGGCCAACCTACCTGGCTTCCTTCACCAATACGACCACCTAAACAATTCTGGCGAGGTGCAAGGCCGCGCAAAGTTGCTTGCGACTGTTGCAAAGAATCAAGGATGCGCTCAACTTGCAGACTGCCTTTTTGGATTGGTGAAGTGCAAGTATCAGACCAGTCAGAAGTTCCTTAATGATATGGTTAGTTCGATCTCGGCATATTATTTCCCTAACCAGGATGTGCAGAGTCTGGTGTTTATGATGGGCCTCTTGACGAATAACACTCGATGGTTTCGTATACATACCATGAGAATTCTCAGCACACTCATTTCCAGGATCGATATGCGTCGTTCTGATATTGCGTGCCATGGTCCCGACCTGATCTCCCCTCTTTTGCGGCTCCTTCATACAGATTTGTGCCCCCAGGCGCTTGAGGTCCTGGACCATATCATGACTGTTTCTGGAAACCCTATGGAACGGCACCACCTGCGAATGAGCATGGCATCGTCATCTTCGTCCAGGGCAATCAGGAAGGAATTTGAGCGCATCCAGAGCTTGTATGGAATCCCCGAGCCGACTGGCTGGTCCATCGCTGTTCCGGCTGCGCAGTCAGCCCTCACGAGGAATAACGTGCATGCTGTATTTTACACTTGTGCAGAGGCCGAGGAGGTCGAGGGCCAGCCTGCTGCAACCCCGGAGATGGAGTTCCAGATTGAAGACTATGGCGATTCATATTTCCCAACTATTCGTGCAGACACCATGAAGTCATTTGACATGCAAAATGAGAACATGGGGGATCTGTTGCAGAAGTTAGACAGTCTGGATGACTTCTTCGAAGAGAGTGAATTAGGCTCCATAACTTCGATTGGTGGTTCAACGCTGCGGAGTTTCGCTGCGGGCGACTTCCAGGATGCCAGCGCCCACCTGTACGATCAGCAAACAGCTCCACTGTTGCGGAAATCTTTGGCTAGGACTGCGTCCTCTTCATCGTTCCAGAATGGCCTTGCTGAGTCCAGACCGTCAACCGCCCAACGCATGGAACCAGCGCAGCTGCACTCTTCCCCTCTTGCAATTTCCACAAGCGCGCCGACCATTGTGCCTCCACGGTCTTCTCTGCATATGCGATCAGTGACGTCTCCAAATAACTATTTTCCGTCGATAAATACATCCTCTTCGAGCCTTCCGCCCATGCCGCAAGGCAGTGATGCCAAGTCGCCGTATACACCCGACGATTATTTTGAAGACGCGCTCTCCGACTCAGACGATCGCCTGAGCATGAATCATCCGTCGTCCGCCAGTCCGCGGGTTGGACCGGAAGGTCCGTTCTCGCTTGAAGCGGTAATTCGGAGCAGCGTGCGGCGACTCACCGGCGGTAACGCAGTGGGCCGGGATAGAGAGCGGCAGAGAGAACTGTTGAGGGCTCAACATCGCGCACTGGCTAACTCACCGCGAGTCCCAAAGGTTCCTCCAGAATACCTTGTTGGGAGCGGCA